One stretch of Acuticoccus sediminis DNA includes these proteins:
- a CDS encoding UDP-N-acetylmuramoyl-tripeptide--D-alanyl-D-alanine ligase: MTAIWTLGELADAAQGRLLGVPRDTPVSGISIDTRTLQPGDAFFAIVGVSMDAHRFVPAALEAGACAAVVSHGEAERAVVVDDVLAALGRVGVAARARLAGGTPVVAVTGSVGKTGTKEMLRLAFESGGPVHASAASYNNHWGVPLSLARMPADVDAAIFEIGMNHAGEITPLTRMVRPTIAIITQVAAVHLEFFDSVAAIADAKAEIFAGLEDGGVAIIPADNDHTERMAAAARAAGAEVVLFGKGGDVSLVSLDAGGDAVADVFGETVYFELSDPAPHVANNALAVLAALSVAGWDIEAGAAALKAWSAPQGRGRRVRLRPAGGEAVLLDDWFNANPSSMGAAIATLGRVPAQRRIAILGDMRELGPTADDLHRGLAPLLVDADVRIVHTVGEMTKHLRDALPFELRGVHAATAGELVGQLPEVEPGDAVLVKGSKAIGLGAVVEAIEERYGLTDV; encoded by the coding sequence ATGACCGCGATCTGGACCCTCGGTGAACTCGCCGACGCCGCGCAGGGCCGCCTCCTCGGCGTCCCGCGCGACACCCCCGTTTCGGGCATCTCCATCGACACCCGCACGCTGCAGCCGGGCGACGCGTTCTTCGCGATCGTCGGCGTGTCGATGGACGCCCACAGGTTCGTCCCCGCAGCGCTGGAGGCAGGTGCCTGCGCCGCCGTCGTCTCCCACGGCGAGGCGGAGCGGGCGGTCGTCGTCGACGACGTGCTGGCGGCGCTCGGTCGCGTCGGCGTCGCGGCACGCGCCCGGCTCGCTGGCGGGACGCCCGTCGTCGCCGTCACCGGCTCGGTCGGCAAGACCGGCACCAAGGAGATGCTGCGCCTCGCCTTCGAGAGCGGCGGCCCGGTGCACGCCTCGGCCGCGTCCTACAACAATCACTGGGGTGTGCCGCTGTCCCTTGCGCGGATGCCGGCGGACGTCGACGCGGCGATCTTCGAGATCGGCATGAACCACGCCGGCGAGATCACGCCGCTGACCCGGATGGTGCGGCCGACGATCGCCATCATCACCCAGGTCGCCGCCGTCCACCTCGAGTTCTTCGACAGCGTCGCGGCGATCGCCGACGCCAAGGCCGAGATCTTCGCCGGCCTCGAGGACGGCGGGGTCGCGATCATCCCGGCCGACAACGACCACACCGAGCGCATGGCGGCCGCCGCGCGCGCCGCCGGCGCCGAGGTGGTCCTCTTCGGCAAGGGCGGCGACGTCTCGCTGGTCTCGCTGGACGCGGGCGGCGACGCCGTCGCGGACGTCTTCGGCGAGACCGTCTACTTCGAACTGTCGGACCCCGCGCCGCACGTCGCCAACAACGCACTCGCGGTCCTCGCGGCGCTGTCGGTCGCTGGCTGGGACATCGAGGCCGGGGCGGCCGCGCTGAAGGCCTGGTCGGCGCCGCAGGGGCGGGGGAGGCGGGTGCGCCTGCGCCCGGCCGGCGGCGAGGCGGTGCTGCTCGACGACTGGTTCAACGCCAACCCGTCCTCGATGGGCGCGGCGATCGCCACCCTCGGCCGCGTCCCCGCGCAACGGCGCATCGCCATCCTCGGCGACATGCGCGAGCTCGGGCCGACCGCGGACGACCTTCACCGTGGACTGGCGCCACTTCTGGTCGATGCGGACGTCCGAATCGTCCACACAGTCGGAGAGATGACAAAACATTTGCGTGACGCACTGCCCTTCGAACTGCGCGGCGTCCATGCCGCCACCGCCGGGGAGCTGGTCGGCCAGCTTCCGGAGGTCGAACCGGGCGATGCGGTGCTCGTGAAAGGCTCGAAGGCCATCGGTCTCGGAGCTGTCGTCGAGGCGATCGAGGAACGCTACGGGCTGACCGATGTTTGA
- the ftsW gene encoding putative lipid II flippase FtsW, whose translation MVSRAETSEFARWWWTIDKTLLFALLALIALGLMLSFAASPPVAERNGYGTYHFVVRHFIFAVPAVFTLIFLSFFTPRQVRRTSLVLFAGALVLIILTLFIGVEVKGARRWIGFGGLTVQPAEFIKPAFVVITAFLLSEGARRPDLPGRLLAVFLLAVVIAPLVAQPDFGQAMLISITWSAMIFLAGLQWRWVFALGGAGVGGIVSAYLYLPHVTARVNAFLNPDASDNYQVDRSIESFLRGGWFGVGPGEGIVKRSLPDSHTDFVFAVTAEEFGIVMCFVIVTLFAAVVLKGLSRALREEDEFVRLSLAGLIILFGGQAFINMAVNLHLMPAKGMTLPFVSYGGSSLVAVAIGMGFALALSRRRPGRVRFTETRRLSEAFA comes from the coding sequence ATGGTGAGCCGAGCGGAAACCAGCGAATTTGCCCGCTGGTGGTGGACCATCGACAAGACGCTCCTGTTCGCGCTCCTGGCGCTGATCGCGCTCGGGCTGATGCTCTCCTTCGCGGCCTCGCCGCCGGTGGCCGAACGCAACGGCTACGGCACCTACCACTTCGTGGTGCGCCACTTCATCTTCGCGGTGCCGGCGGTCTTCACGCTGATCTTCCTGTCCTTCTTCACGCCGCGGCAGGTGCGGCGGACGTCGCTCGTCCTCTTCGCCGGCGCGCTGGTCCTCATCATCCTGACGCTCTTCATCGGCGTCGAGGTGAAGGGCGCGCGGCGCTGGATCGGGTTCGGCGGCCTCACGGTGCAGCCGGCCGAGTTCATCAAGCCGGCCTTCGTGGTGATCACCGCCTTCCTGCTGTCGGAGGGGGCGCGGCGGCCGGACCTGCCGGGCCGGCTCCTCGCGGTCTTCCTGCTGGCGGTGGTCATCGCGCCGCTGGTCGCCCAGCCGGACTTCGGCCAGGCGATGCTGATCTCCATCACCTGGAGCGCGATGATCTTCCTCGCCGGACTGCAGTGGCGCTGGGTGTTCGCGCTCGGCGGCGCGGGCGTCGGCGGCATCGTGTCGGCCTACCTCTACCTGCCGCACGTGACCGCGCGCGTGAACGCGTTCCTCAACCCCGACGCGTCGGACAACTACCAGGTGGACCGCTCCATCGAGAGCTTCCTGCGCGGCGGCTGGTTCGGCGTCGGGCCGGGCGAGGGCATCGTCAAGCGCTCGCTGCCGGACAGCCACACCGACTTCGTCTTCGCGGTGACGGCCGAGGAGTTCGGCATCGTCATGTGCTTCGTCATCGTCACGCTGTTCGCGGCGGTGGTGCTGAAGGGCCTGTCGCGCGCGCTGCGGGAGGAGGACGAGTTCGTTCGCCTGTCGCTCGCCGGCCTCATCATCCTCTTCGGCGGACAGGCGTTCATCAACATGGCGGTGAACCTCCACCTGATGCCGGCCAAGGGCATGACCCTGCCGTTCGTCTCCTACGGCGGTTCGTCGCTGGTGGCGGTCGCCATCGGCATGGGCTTCGCGCTCGCCCTGTCGCGGCGTCGCCCGGGCCGGGTCCGCTTCACCGAGACGCGGCGCCTCAGCGAGGCGTTCGCGTGA
- the murD gene encoding UDP-N-acetylmuramoyl-L-alanine--D-glutamate ligase, whose product MIPVSAYDGSRVAVFGLGGSGLATARALAAGGADVLAFDDKAEKVAAAVEDGLATGDLRGADFGEFAALVLAPGVPLTHPKPHWSVELAHGAGIPVIGDIELFDNERRARIAGLRLAAITGTNGKSTTTALLGHLLSAMGEAAQVGGNIGRPVLDLDPVAGTAVVECSSYQIDLAPSLAPDVGALLNLSPDHIDRHGTFEHYADVKTRLVAASGQAVIGVDDPTSARIAETLAAGGKPVHRVGVFDHKSELQRLAPSGVGAIGTSLYVVRNGATREVASLEGIPSLRGRHNAENAAAAMAMAMALGFAPEEAARHLATFPGLAHRMEEVGRDGAVIFVNDSKATNAVSSAQALAAFDRIHWIVGGVAKEGGVESLTSFAPKIAAAYLIGQSTELFERQLRHHVPTVRCRTLETALDVAARAAKSDGGVVLLSPASASFDQFRSFEHRGDVFRDLVRARLSKETA is encoded by the coding sequence ATGATCCCGGTCAGCGCATACGACGGCAGCCGCGTCGCGGTCTTCGGGCTGGGCGGGTCCGGGCTGGCGACGGCCCGCGCCCTCGCCGCAGGCGGGGCGGACGTCCTCGCCTTCGACGACAAGGCCGAGAAGGTCGCCGCCGCAGTCGAGGACGGCCTTGCGACCGGCGATCTGCGCGGCGCGGACTTCGGCGAATTCGCAGCGCTGGTGCTCGCCCCAGGCGTCCCGCTGACGCATCCGAAACCGCACTGGTCGGTCGAGCTGGCACACGGTGCCGGCATCCCCGTCATCGGCGACATCGAGTTGTTCGACAACGAGCGTCGGGCGCGGATTGCCGGCCTGAGGCTCGCGGCGATCACCGGCACCAACGGCAAGTCGACGACGACCGCGCTGCTCGGCCATCTGCTGTCGGCGATGGGCGAGGCGGCGCAGGTCGGCGGCAACATCGGCCGCCCGGTCCTCGACCTCGACCCGGTCGCGGGGACGGCGGTCGTGGAGTGCTCCTCCTACCAGATCGACCTGGCGCCCAGCCTCGCGCCGGACGTGGGCGCGCTCCTCAACCTGTCGCCCGACCACATCGACCGGCACGGCACCTTCGAGCACTACGCGGACGTGAAGACGCGCCTCGTCGCGGCGAGCGGGCAGGCGGTGATCGGCGTCGACGATCCGACGTCGGCGCGGATCGCCGAGACGCTGGCCGCCGGCGGCAAGCCGGTCCACCGGGTGGGCGTCTTCGATCACAAGAGCGAGTTGCAGCGCCTGGCGCCGTCGGGCGTCGGCGCCATCGGCACGAGCCTCTACGTCGTCCGGAACGGCGCGACCCGCGAGGTCGCCTCGCTGGAGGGGATTCCCTCGCTGCGCGGCCGCCACAATGCCGAGAACGCCGCCGCCGCGATGGCGATGGCGATGGCGCTTGGCTTCGCGCCGGAGGAGGCGGCCCGCCACCTCGCCACCTTCCCGGGCCTCGCGCACCGGATGGAAGAGGTCGGGCGCGACGGGGCGGTGATCTTCGTCAACGATTCCAAGGCGACCAACGCGGTCTCCTCCGCGCAGGCCCTTGCCGCCTTCGACAGGATCCACTGGATCGTCGGCGGCGTCGCGAAGGAGGGCGGTGTCGAGAGCCTCACCTCGTTCGCGCCGAAGATCGCGGCCGCGTACCTCATCGGCCAGTCCACAGAGCTCTTCGAGCGTCAGCTCCGCCATCACGTCCCCACCGTGCGCTGCCGCACGCTGGAGACGGCTCTCGACGTCGCGGCCCGCGCGGCAAAATCGGATGGCGGTGTCGTGTTGTTGTCGCCGGCGTCGGCCTCGTTCGATCAGTTCCGTTCGTTCGAGCACCGCGGCGACGTGTTCCGGGACCTCGTGAGGGCCCGCCTGTCGAAGGAGACGGCCTGA
- the murC gene encoding UDP-N-acetylmuramate--L-alanine ligase — translation MKMTTAIGPVHFVGIGGIGMSGIAEVLHNLGYKVQGSDIAESANVQRLREKGIPVAIGHAAENLGEATVIVVSSAVKRDNPELMAARARLLPVVRRAEMLAELMRLKQAIAVGGTHGKTTTTSLVATLLEAGGLDPTVINGGIINAYGTNARLGAGDWLVAEADESDGTFVKLPADIAIVTNIDPEHLDHYGDFEGVRAAFRQFVENVPFYGFAVMCIDHPEVQAMVGRIEDRRIITYGANPQADVRFMNVRPGPRTVFDVRITDRVTGSVGLIEGLSLPMPGIHNVANAAAAVAVADRLGIDADAIRQGLENFRGVKRRFTFVGEWNGVAIYDDYGHHPVEIRAVLAAAREAASGKVIAVVQPHRYTRLKSLFDDFCVAFNDADVVVVADVYAAGESPIEGADKDGLAAGLAARGHRDVVALESREALAGVIRERARPGDMVVCLGAGSITQWAASLPKELAE, via the coding sequence CTGAAGATGACCACGGCCATCGGGCCGGTCCATTTCGTGGGCATCGGCGGCATCGGCATGTCGGGGATCGCCGAGGTGCTGCACAACCTCGGCTACAAGGTCCAGGGGTCGGACATCGCGGAGAGCGCCAACGTCCAGCGCCTGCGCGAGAAGGGGATTCCGGTCGCCATCGGCCATGCCGCCGAGAACCTCGGCGAGGCGACGGTGATCGTCGTCTCCTCGGCGGTGAAGCGGGACAATCCGGAGCTGATGGCCGCCCGGGCGCGGCTCCTGCCGGTGGTGCGCCGTGCGGAGATGCTGGCCGAGCTGATGCGCCTGAAGCAGGCGATCGCCGTCGGCGGCACGCACGGCAAGACGACGACGACCTCGCTCGTGGCGACGCTCCTCGAGGCGGGCGGGCTCGACCCCACCGTCATCAACGGCGGCATCATCAACGCCTACGGCACCAACGCGCGCCTCGGCGCGGGGGACTGGCTGGTCGCCGAGGCGGACGAGAGCGACGGCACCTTCGTCAAGCTGCCGGCCGACATCGCCATCGTCACCAACATCGACCCCGAGCACCTCGACCACTATGGCGACTTCGAAGGCGTGCGCGCCGCGTTCCGCCAGTTCGTCGAGAACGTGCCGTTCTACGGCTTCGCGGTGATGTGCATCGACCACCCGGAAGTACAGGCGATGGTCGGCCGCATCGAGGACCGCCGCATCATCACCTACGGCGCCAATCCGCAGGCCGACGTGCGCTTCATGAACGTCCGCCCGGGCCCGCGCACGGTGTTCGACGTCAGGATCACCGACCGCGTCACCGGCAGCGTCGGCCTCATCGAGGGCCTCTCCCTGCCGATGCCGGGGATCCACAACGTTGCCAACGCGGCCGCCGCGGTGGCGGTCGCGGACCGGCTCGGCATCGACGCGGATGCGATTCGTCAGGGGCTCGAGAACTTCCGCGGCGTGAAAAGGCGCTTCACCTTCGTCGGCGAGTGGAACGGGGTCGCCATCTACGACGACTACGGCCACCACCCGGTCGAGATCCGCGCCGTCCTCGCCGCCGCGCGCGAGGCGGCGTCCGGCAAGGTCATCGCCGTCGTTCAGCCGCACCGATATACCCGCCTCAAGTCGCTGTTCGACGACTTCTGCGTCGCCTTCAACGATGCCGATGTCGTGGTCGTCGCCGACGTCTACGCGGCGGGCGAATCACCCATCGAGGGGGCGGACAAGGACGGCCTCGCGGCCGGTCTCGCCGCGCGCGGTCACCGCGACGTCGTGGCGCTCGAGTCGCGCGAGGCGCTCGCCGGCGTGATTCGCGAGCGCGCCCGGCCGGGCGACATGGTCGTGTGCCTCGGCGCCGGCTCCATCACGCAGTGGGCGGCGAGCCTCCCCAAGGAGCTCGCCGAGTGA
- the mraY gene encoding phospho-N-acetylmuramoyl-pentapeptide-transferase — translation MFELLSNLSDQFPPVNVFRYITFRTGGALVTSLIVTFLFGPRMIRTLRLRQGKGQPIREDGPASHLLTKRGTPTMGGLMILMGLVISTVLWADLANKYVWVILYVTLGFGAIGFYDDYLKVSKASHKGFSGRVRLAIEFLIAGSAATIMMYLETPALESALTFPFFKGLILNLGVFFPVFAAFVIVGSGNAVNLTDGLDGLAIVPVMIAAGSFGVIAYLSGNAVFADYLQIHNVVGVGEIAVVAGAVIGAGLGFLWFNAPPAAIFMGDTGSLALGGMIGAIAVATKHEIVLAIIGGLFVLEAVSVIIQVASFKLTGKRVFKMAPIHHHFEQLGWTEPQVVIRFWIIAFVLALIGLSTLKLR, via the coding sequence ATGTTTGAGCTTCTTTCCAATCTCTCCGACCAGTTCCCGCCGGTGAACGTGTTCCGGTACATCACGTTCCGGACCGGCGGCGCGCTGGTGACGAGCCTTATCGTCACCTTCCTGTTCGGCCCGCGGATGATCCGCACGCTGCGCCTGCGGCAGGGAAAAGGCCAGCCTATCCGCGAGGACGGGCCCGCGAGCCACCTGCTGACGAAGCGCGGCACGCCGACCATGGGCGGGCTCATGATCCTCATGGGCCTCGTCATCTCGACGGTGCTGTGGGCGGATCTTGCCAACAAATATGTCTGGGTCATCCTCTACGTGACCCTCGGCTTCGGCGCGATCGGCTTCTACGACGACTACCTCAAGGTCTCGAAAGCCTCGCACAAGGGCTTCTCCGGCCGGGTGCGTCTCGCCATCGAATTCCTGATCGCCGGCAGCGCCGCGACGATCATGATGTACCTCGAGACTCCGGCGCTGGAATCGGCGCTGACCTTCCCCTTCTTCAAGGGTCTCATCCTCAACCTCGGCGTGTTCTTCCCCGTCTTCGCGGCGTTCGTGATCGTCGGCTCCGGCAACGCGGTGAACCTCACCGACGGGCTCGACGGCCTCGCCATCGTGCCGGTGATGATCGCCGCCGGCTCCTTCGGCGTCATCGCCTACCTCTCCGGTAACGCGGTCTTCGCGGACTACCTGCAGATCCACAACGTCGTCGGCGTCGGCGAGATCGCGGTGGTGGCGGGCGCGGTGATCGGCGCGGGGCTCGGCTTCCTGTGGTTCAACGCGCCGCCCGCTGCGATCTTCATGGGCGACACCGGCTCGCTGGCGCTGGGCGGCATGATCGGCGCCATCGCCGTCGCCACCAAGCACGAGATCGTGCTCGCCATCATCGGCGGCCTCTTCGTGCTGGAGGCGGTCTCGGTGATCATCCAGGTCGCGTCGTTCAAGCTGACCGGCAAGCGCGTCTTCAAGATGGCGCCCATCCACCACCACTTCGAGCAGCTCGGCTGGACAGAACCGCAGGTCGTCATCCGCTTCTGGATCATCGCCTTCGTCCTGGCGCTGATCGGCCTCTCCACGTTGAAGCTGCGATGA
- the murB gene encoding UDP-N-acetylmuramate dehydrogenase: MTFPDLTPLFEGAGIRGRLEPNRPLADVTWFRVGGPAQLLFSPADEADLAAFMKALPKDVPVHVLGLASNTLVRDGGVPGVVIRLGGRAFGEVNVSGMRVTAGTALPDVKLARAAADASIAGLAFFRGIPGALGGALRMNAGAYGGETKDVLIAARAVDRAGTIHVLTNADFGFSYRHSGLPDDFIFTEATFEGTPGDRDAILAEMDGITSRREETQPIKSRTGGSTFKNPPGEKAWQLVDRAGCRGLVVGGAQMSELHANFMLNLGEATADDLERLGETVRGRVLAATGIALEWEIKRIGVPAGDAVPAFMGADTGEAA; this comes from the coding sequence GTGACGTTTCCCGACCTCACCCCGCTCTTCGAGGGCGCCGGTATCAGGGGGCGACTGGAGCCGAACCGGCCGCTTGCGGACGTCACGTGGTTCCGCGTCGGCGGCCCGGCGCAGCTCCTCTTCTCGCCGGCCGACGAGGCCGACCTCGCCGCGTTCATGAAGGCGCTGCCGAAGGACGTGCCGGTTCACGTCCTGGGTCTCGCCTCCAACACCCTGGTGCGGGACGGCGGCGTGCCGGGCGTGGTGATCCGGCTCGGCGGGCGGGCCTTCGGCGAGGTCAACGTCAGCGGCATGCGCGTCACCGCCGGTACCGCGCTGCCGGACGTGAAGCTGGCGCGCGCGGCAGCGGACGCGTCGATCGCCGGCCTTGCGTTCTTCCGCGGCATTCCGGGCGCGCTCGGCGGGGCGCTGCGCATGAACGCCGGCGCCTATGGCGGGGAGACGAAGGACGTGCTGATCGCGGCGCGCGCCGTGGACCGCGCCGGGACGATCCACGTCCTGACGAACGCCGACTTCGGCTTTTCGTACCGTCACTCCGGCCTGCCGGACGACTTCATCTTCACCGAGGCGACCTTCGAGGGCACGCCCGGCGACCGCGACGCGATCCTCGCCGAGATGGACGGAATCACCTCCCGCCGCGAGGAGACGCAGCCGATCAAGTCGCGCACCGGCGGCTCGACCTTCAAGAACCCGCCGGGCGAGAAGGCCTGGCAGCTCGTCGACCGGGCCGGCTGCCGCGGGCTCGTCGTCGGCGGGGCGCAGATGTCCGAGCTGCACGCCAACTTCATGCTGAACCTCGGCGAGGCGACGGCGGACGATCTGGAGCGGCTCGGCGAGACCGTGCGCGGCCGTGTGCTGGCGGCGACGGGCATCGCGCTGGAGTGGGAGATCAAGCGCATCGGCGTGCCGGCGGGCGATGCGGTCCCGGCGTTCATGGGTGCGGACACGGGAGAGGCGGCATGA
- a CDS encoding D-alanine--D-alanine ligase → MTHVAVLMGGMSAERPVSLKSGEACAAALERGGFRVTRVDVGMDVVAQLLALKPDVAFNALHGPMGEDGVIQGILEFHRIPYTHSGVLASALALNKDRAKAVIARAGVPVAEHIVTSRFEAAKQHVMAPPYVVKPVNEGSSFGILIVPEGANRPPAELTMPDWVYGDEVMAEHYVAGRELTCGVFGDKVWGIIDIVPKSESFYGYDAKYSPGGSEHILPARLKPNIYQDIQKFTLLAHRALGCRGVSRADFRYDPDKDELVCLEVNTQPGMTETSLVPEMAAHAGMSFEALVAAMVEDASCQR, encoded by the coding sequence ATGACGCACGTTGCGGTCCTGATGGGCGGAATGTCCGCCGAGCGTCCGGTGAGCCTGAAGTCGGGCGAAGCCTGCGCGGCCGCGCTGGAGCGGGGCGGCTTCAGGGTGACGCGCGTCGACGTCGGCATGGACGTGGTGGCGCAGCTCCTGGCGCTGAAGCCGGACGTCGCCTTCAACGCGCTGCACGGCCCGATGGGCGAGGACGGCGTGATCCAGGGCATCCTGGAATTCCACAGGATTCCCTACACCCACTCGGGTGTGCTCGCCTCGGCGCTGGCGCTCAACAAGGACCGCGCGAAGGCGGTGATCGCGCGCGCGGGCGTGCCGGTGGCCGAGCACATCGTCACCTCGCGCTTCGAGGCGGCGAAGCAGCACGTGATGGCGCCGCCCTACGTGGTGAAGCCGGTCAACGAGGGGTCCTCGTTCGGGATCCTGATCGTGCCGGAAGGCGCCAACCGGCCGCCCGCGGAATTAACCATGCCGGACTGGGTCTACGGCGACGAGGTGATGGCCGAGCATTACGTCGCGGGGCGCGAGCTCACGTGCGGCGTTTTTGGGGATAAGGTCTGGGGCATCATTGACATCGTCCCGAAGAGCGAAAGCTTCTACGGCTACGACGCCAAGTACAGTCCTGGCGGATCCGAGCACATTTTGCCGGCTCGTCTTAAACCAAATATTTACCAGGATATACAAAAGTTCACTCTGTTGGCTCATCGAGCCTTGGGGTGCCGCGGAGTCTCTCGCGCGGACTTCCGATATGATCCGGACAAAGACGAACTCGTGTGCCTCGAAGTCAATACGCAGCCTGGAATGACGGAAACTAGCCTGGTTCCGGAAATGGCCGCGCATGCGGGCATGAGCTTCGAGGCCCTCGTGGCCGCAATGGTGGAGGACGCATCATGCCAGCGGTAG
- the murG gene encoding undecaprenyldiphospho-muramoylpentapeptide beta-N-acetylglucosaminyltransferase, protein MRALLAAGGTGGHLFPAEALASVLERRGHEVELVTDRRATTLVATFPADEVHFIEAATLAGKSPVAMAKMAVANAAGLVRSLQAMRRFQPDVAVGFGGYPTLPPLTAARLLKVPAIVHEANAVIGRANKSLARHAHVATSFPTVEGLPAAQAATHVGIPVREAVLKAVAPYEPPAEHFNLLVFGGSQGARAFSDMVPPSIAILPKEMRARLQIVQQARPEDVERVRAAYRELGVAAEIAPFFKDLPKRIAGAHLVIARSGASTVAELSIIGRPGLLVPLPGALDQDQAHNAAALEALGGARRLDQKALTPEVLAKELNTLIGDPVRLALMAEHAKGLARPDAAERLADLAERIAAGDDA, encoded by the coding sequence ATGCGGGCGCTACTGGCCGCAGGCGGGACCGGGGGGCATCTCTTCCCGGCCGAAGCGCTGGCGAGCGTGCTGGAGCGGCGCGGTCACGAGGTCGAACTCGTCACCGATCGCCGCGCCACGACCCTCGTCGCGACGTTCCCGGCCGACGAGGTGCACTTCATCGAGGCCGCCACGCTGGCGGGCAAGAGCCCCGTCGCGATGGCGAAGATGGCGGTCGCCAACGCGGCCGGTCTCGTCCGCTCGCTCCAGGCGATGCGCCGCTTCCAGCCGGACGTCGCGGTCGGCTTCGGCGGCTATCCGACGCTGCCGCCGCTGACGGCTGCGCGCCTCCTCAAGGTGCCGGCGATCGTGCACGAGGCGAACGCCGTCATCGGCCGTGCCAACAAGAGCCTCGCCCGCCATGCGCACGTCGCGACGAGCTTTCCCACGGTGGAGGGGCTCCCCGCCGCGCAGGCCGCGACGCACGTCGGCATCCCGGTGCGCGAAGCCGTCCTGAAGGCCGTGGCGCCGTACGAGCCGCCGGCCGAGCACTTCAACCTTCTCGTCTTCGGTGGCAGCCAGGGCGCGCGGGCCTTCTCCGACATGGTGCCGCCGTCGATCGCGATCCTCCCGAAGGAGATGCGCGCGCGGCTCCAGATCGTGCAGCAGGCCAGGCCTGAGGACGTCGAGCGCGTCCGCGCCGCCTATCGCGAGCTGGGCGTCGCCGCCGAGATCGCGCCGTTCTTCAAGGACCTGCCGAAGCGCATCGCCGGGGCGCACCTCGTGATCGCGCGGTCGGGCGCCTCGACGGTGGCCGAACTTTCGATCATAGGGCGGCCGGGCTTGCTGGTGCCGCTTCCGGGCGCGCTCGACCAGGACCAGGCCCACAACGCCGCCGCCCTCGAGGCGCTCGGCGGGGCCCGGCGGCTCGACCAGAAGGCGCTCACGCCTGAGGTTCTGGCGAAGGAGCTCAACACCCTCATCGGCGATCCCGTTCGCCTCGCGCTGATGGCCGAGCATGCCAAGGGCCTCGCCAGACCGGACGCGGCCGAGCGCCTCGCGGACCTCGCCGAGCGCATCGCCGCAGGAGACGACGCATGA